In the Mycolicibacter sp. MU0102 genome, one interval contains:
- a CDS encoding DUF3710 domain-containing protein, which translates to MAFGRGKGKGEAVEPTSAGPEASGAADEFVSDSEELEGPFDIEDFDDPAAATTARLDLGSVLVPMPAGAQVQVELSEAGVPSAVWLVTPNGRFNIAAYAAPKSPGLWREVAGELADALRRDNAMVSIIDGPWGREVLGSATGAVRFIGVDGYRWMVRCVINGRPETMDVLAQQAREALADTVVRRGDTPLPVRTPLPVRLPEPMAEQLRAAAAQQAAAQQAAAEQAAAQQANALQQAAMFGGGGDVPPAPAARRSVEGSAMQQLRTITGG; encoded by the coding sequence ATGGCATTCGGTAGGGGTAAAGGCAAGGGCGAGGCGGTCGAGCCGACGAGCGCCGGGCCGGAAGCCTCCGGAGCAGCGGACGAGTTCGTATCGGATTCGGAGGAGCTGGAGGGCCCCTTCGACATCGAAGATTTCGACGACCCCGCAGCGGCGACGACGGCCCGACTCGACCTGGGTTCGGTGCTGGTGCCGATGCCCGCGGGCGCTCAGGTCCAGGTCGAGCTGAGCGAGGCGGGTGTCCCCAGTGCGGTGTGGCTGGTGACGCCCAACGGTCGGTTCAACATCGCCGCCTATGCGGCGCCCAAGTCGCCGGGTCTGTGGCGCGAGGTGGCCGGTGAGCTGGCCGACGCGCTGCGCAGGGACAACGCGATGGTCAGCATCATCGATGGGCCGTGGGGCCGGGAGGTGCTCGGTTCGGCGACCGGCGCAGTCCGGTTCATCGGCGTCGACGGCTACCGCTGGATGGTGCGCTGCGTGATCAACGGCCGGCCCGAAACCATGGACGTGCTCGCCCAGCAGGCACGAGAGGCGCTGGCGGACACGGTCGTCCGGCGCGGCGACACTCCGCTGCCGGTGCGCACCCCGTTGCCGGTGCGGCTGCCCGAGCCGATGGCCGAGCAGTTGCGCGCGGCCGCGGCGCAGCAGGCCGCTGCGCAGCAGGCGGCGGCCGAGCAGGCCGCAGCCCAGCAGGCGAACGCGCTGCAGCAGGCCGCGATGTTCGGCGGAGGCGGCGATGTACCGCCCGCGCCGGCCGCACGGCGCAGCGTGGAGGGCTCTGCGATGCAGCAGCTGCGCACGATCACCGGCGGTTAG
- the dut gene encoding dUTP diphosphatase, protein MSPSLAVVRLDPDLPLPSRAHAGDAGVDLYSAIDVELGPGQRALVPTGIAVAIPFGMVGLIHPRSGLAARVGLSIVNSPGTVDAGYRGEIKVSLVNLDPATPIEIHRGDRIAQLLVQRVELPELIEVTSFDEAGLEPTTRGSGGHGSSGGHASL, encoded by the coding sequence GTGTCACCCAGTCTTGCGGTTGTTCGCTTGGATCCGGATCTTCCACTGCCGAGCCGTGCTCACGCCGGCGATGCCGGCGTCGACCTCTACAGCGCGATCGATGTCGAGTTGGGTCCAGGTCAACGTGCTCTGGTACCCACCGGGATCGCGGTGGCGATTCCCTTCGGCATGGTCGGCCTCATCCACCCTCGGTCGGGTTTGGCTGCGCGGGTGGGTCTTTCGATCGTCAACAGTCCCGGCACCGTCGACGCGGGCTATCGTGGTGAGATAAAGGTCTCGTTGGTCAACCTGGACCCGGCCACGCCGATCGAGATCCACCGCGGCGACCGGATCGCCCAACTGCTGGTGCAGCGGGTCGAGCTTCCGGAACTGATCGAGGTGACCTCGTTCGACGAGGCCGGGCTGGAACCGACGACCCGTGGTTCCGGTGGACACGGGTCCTCCGGTGGGCACGCGAGCCTGTGA
- a CDS encoding DUF3093 domain-containing protein, with the protein MSGSRLNHRASQTVRYSEQLWVPWWWWPLGFLGNGLMAYEVRLGLRTLPGWLPYAVFFAITVGALLWLGRIKVRVVESGGETQLWAGDAHLPTTAIARCAEVPRSAKSAALGRQLDPAAYVVHRGWVGPMVLVVLDDPDDPTPYWLVSCRDPQRLLAALQS; encoded by the coding sequence ATGTCGGGATCGCGCCTGAACCATCGGGCATCGCAAACAGTGCGCTACAGCGAACAGCTGTGGGTGCCGTGGTGGTGGTGGCCACTGGGGTTCCTGGGTAATGGCCTGATGGCCTACGAAGTCCGCCTGGGCCTGCGCACTCTGCCCGGCTGGCTGCCGTACGCGGTGTTCTTCGCGATCACCGTCGGCGCCCTGCTGTGGCTGGGACGCATCAAGGTGCGAGTCGTCGAAAGCGGCGGGGAAACGCAGCTGTGGGCCGGTGACGCGCACCTGCCCACAACGGCGATCGCACGCTGCGCCGAGGTCCCACGGTCGGCCAAGTCTGCCGCGCTGGGCCGCCAGCTCGATCCGGCGGCCTATGTCGTGCACCGCGGCTGGGTCGGGCCCATGGTCTTGGTCGTCCTCGATGATCCCGACGACCCGACACCGTACTGGCTGGTCAGCTGCCGCGATCCGCAGCGGCTGCTGGCGGCGTTGCAGTCCTAG
- a CDS encoding DUF4193 domain-containing protein, giving the protein MATDYDAPRRTETDDVSEDSLEELKARRNEAQSAVVDVDESESAESFELPGADLSGEELSVRVVPKQADEFTCSSCFLVQHRSRLASEKNGVMICTDCAA; this is encoded by the coding sequence ATGGCTACCGATTACGACGCCCCACGGCGCACCGAGACCGACGACGTTTCCGAGGATTCGTTGGAGGAACTCAAGGCGCGGCGTAACGAGGCGCAGTCCGCTGTGGTCGACGTCGACGAGTCCGAATCGGCCGAGTCGTTCGAACTGCCGGGCGCCGACCTGTCCGGTGAAGAGCTGTCGGTACGTGTCGTGCCGAAGCAGGCCGACGAGTTCACCTGCTCGAGCTGTTTCCTGGTTCAGCACCGCAGCCGTCTGGCCAGCGAGAAGAACGGTGTGATGATCTGCACCGACTGCGCGGCCTGA
- the cei gene encoding envelope integrity protein Cei — translation MVAQITTGSEFDKHGRPFRRRNNRPAGYALAALALLTAVAWGVALTRPADVHEVAVCNAPPAPTEPDQPRLGTQVPRAAMISTTPAKLADIKARVLNASGRAGQAADVADALRDDGFAQPTAANDPIYAEDRLDCQGQIRFGPAGQAAAAALWLVAPCTELFRDDRADDSVDLAVGSDFVSLSHSDDIEAALAGLRPDATGLPDPALLTKIHSGTC, via the coding sequence GTGGTCGCGCAAATCACTACCGGTTCCGAGTTCGACAAACACGGTCGGCCGTTCCGGCGACGCAACAACCGACCGGCCGGTTACGCCTTGGCCGCGCTGGCATTGCTGACCGCCGTGGCGTGGGGGGTAGCACTCACCCGGCCGGCCGACGTCCATGAAGTCGCGGTGTGCAATGCCCCGCCGGCGCCGACCGAGCCAGACCAGCCGCGGCTGGGCACTCAGGTGCCGCGCGCCGCGATGATCAGCACCACCCCGGCCAAACTGGCTGACATCAAGGCTCGCGTCCTCAACGCCAGCGGCCGTGCCGGACAGGCCGCCGATGTCGCCGACGCGCTGCGCGACGACGGCTTCGCCCAACCAACCGCCGCCAACGACCCCATCTACGCCGAGGACCGGCTGGACTGCCAGGGCCAGATCCGGTTCGGCCCGGCAGGCCAGGCCGCCGCGGCCGCACTGTGGTTGGTGGCTCCGTGCACGGAACTGTTCCGCGACGACCGCGCCGACGATTCGGTGGATCTGGCGGTCGGCAGCGACTTCGTCAGCCTGTCTCACAGCGACGACATCGAGGCCGCGCTGGCCGGTCTGCGTCCCGACGCCACCGGGTTGCCCGACCCTGCACTGCTGACCAAGATTCATTCCGGCACCTGCTGA
- the ppgK gene encoding polyphosphate--glucose phosphotransferase produces the protein MSDPVPSPIEDRPIAGARRQRRGFGVDVGGSGIKGGVVDLDTGALIGERFKLPTPSPATPALVAQTVAAVVRDFGWTGPLGVTYPGVVVNGVVQTAANVDKSWIGLNAQETIAAELDGQQIVILNDADAAGLAEERFGAGKNNSGVVVLLTFGTGIGSAVIHNGKLLPNTELGHIEVGGKEAEHRAAASVKERRNWSMEKWAKQVTMVLMAIEDALCPDLIIVGGGISRKADRWVPLLGNRTPVVAATLQNTAGIVGAAMASSADVTR, from the coding sequence ATGAGCGACCCCGTCCCCTCCCCGATCGAGGACCGTCCGATCGCCGGCGCCCGGCGGCAGCGACGGGGCTTCGGCGTCGACGTGGGCGGCAGCGGCATCAAGGGTGGCGTCGTCGATCTGGACACCGGCGCGCTGATCGGTGAGCGGTTCAAGCTGCCGACCCCCAGCCCCGCCACACCGGCCTTGGTCGCCCAGACCGTCGCCGCGGTGGTCCGGGACTTCGGGTGGACCGGCCCACTGGGTGTCACCTATCCGGGCGTGGTGGTCAACGGTGTCGTGCAGACCGCCGCCAACGTGGACAAGTCCTGGATCGGGCTGAACGCGCAGGAGACGATCGCCGCCGAACTCGACGGCCAGCAGATCGTCATCCTCAACGACGCCGACGCCGCCGGGCTGGCCGAAGAGCGGTTCGGCGCAGGCAAGAACAACAGCGGCGTGGTCGTCTTGCTCACCTTCGGGACCGGGATCGGCTCGGCGGTGATCCACAACGGAAAGCTGCTGCCCAACACCGAACTCGGGCATATCGAGGTGGGCGGCAAAGAAGCCGAACACCGGGCCGCCGCGTCGGTCAAGGAGCGCAGGAACTGGTCCATGGAGAAATGGGCCAAGCAGGTGACCATGGTGCTGATGGCGATCGAGGACGCGCTCTGCCCGGACCTGATCATCGTCGGGGGCGGTATCAGCCGCAAAGCCGATCGGTGGGTGCCATTGCTGGGCAACCGGACCCCGGTGGTCGCCGCGACATTGCAGAACACCGCGGGGATTGTCGGGGCCGCGATGGCGTCATCGGCCGATGTGACCCGCTGA
- a CDS encoding RNA polymerase sigma factor: MAASKAQPATEEPKKGSATKAPAKAAVKSPAKAPAKRTAAKATKAAAPAKKATKSAAGEAKPATRGPAKKAAKATKAGAKNADADLAPEDLDTDVELDGEPGDDDIDDADVAIDDLEDGDGDDAAPGPAAVAAGSAGDEEDDEIAEPSEKDKASGDFVWDEEESEALRQARKDAELTASADSVRAYLKQIGKVALLNAEEEVELAKRIEAGLFATQKMAEHTEKGEKLAVAYRRDMAWICRDGDRAKNHLLEANLRLVVSLAKRYTGRGMAFLDLIQEGNLGLIRAVEKFDYTKGYKFSTYATWWIRQAITRAMADQARTIRIPVHMVEVINKLGRIQRELLQDLGREPTPEELAREMDITPEKVLEIQQYAREPISLDQTIGDEGDSQLGDFIEDSEAVVAVDAVSFTLLQDQLQSVLETLSEREAGVVRLRFGLTDGQPRTLDEIGQVYGVTRERIRQIESKTMSKLRHPSRSQVLRDYLD; this comes from the coding sequence GTGGCAGCGAGCAAGGCACAGCCGGCGACTGAGGAGCCCAAGAAGGGCAGTGCCACCAAGGCACCCGCCAAAGCCGCCGTGAAGTCGCCTGCGAAGGCTCCCGCCAAGCGGACCGCAGCCAAGGCCACCAAGGCAGCAGCGCCCGCCAAGAAGGCAACCAAGTCGGCCGCCGGCGAGGCCAAGCCCGCGACCCGGGGCCCGGCGAAGAAGGCTGCCAAGGCCACCAAGGCCGGCGCCAAGAACGCCGACGCCGACTTGGCACCCGAGGATCTCGACACCGATGTAGAGCTGGACGGCGAGCCCGGTGACGACGACATCGACGACGCCGACGTGGCCATCGACGATCTCGAGGATGGCGACGGCGACGACGCCGCACCGGGTCCCGCCGCCGTCGCCGCCGGTAGTGCGGGCGACGAAGAAGACGACGAAATCGCAGAGCCCAGCGAGAAGGACAAGGCGTCCGGCGACTTCGTCTGGGACGAAGAGGAATCCGAGGCGCTGCGCCAGGCCCGCAAGGACGCCGAGCTCACCGCCTCGGCCGACTCGGTGCGCGCCTACCTCAAGCAGATCGGCAAGGTCGCGCTGCTCAACGCCGAAGAGGAAGTCGAGCTGGCCAAGCGGATCGAGGCCGGTCTGTTCGCCACTCAGAAGATGGCCGAGCACACCGAAAAGGGCGAGAAGCTCGCGGTCGCCTACCGGCGTGACATGGCGTGGATCTGTCGCGACGGCGACCGCGCCAAGAACCACCTGCTCGAGGCCAACCTGCGACTGGTGGTGTCGCTGGCCAAGCGTTACACCGGCCGCGGAATGGCGTTCCTGGACCTGATCCAGGAGGGCAACCTCGGTCTGATCCGCGCGGTGGAGAAGTTCGACTACACCAAGGGCTACAAGTTCTCCACCTACGCCACCTGGTGGATCCGCCAGGCCATCACCCGCGCCATGGCCGACCAGGCGCGCACCATCCGTATCCCGGTGCACATGGTCGAGGTGATCAACAAGCTCGGCCGCATCCAGCGCGAGCTGCTGCAGGACCTGGGCCGCGAGCCCACCCCCGAGGAACTCGCCCGGGAGATGGACATCACCCCGGAGAAGGTGCTGGAGATCCAGCAGTACGCCCGCGAGCCCATCTCGCTGGACCAGACCATCGGCGACGAGGGCGACTCGCAGCTCGGTGACTTCATCGAGGACTCCGAAGCCGTCGTGGCGGTCGACGCCGTGTCGTTCACCCTGCTGCAAGACCAGCTGCAGTCGGTGCTCGAGACGCTCTCCGAGCGCGAGGCCGGCGTGGTGCGGCTGCGGTTCGGCCTCACCGACGGCCAGCCGCGCACCCTCGACGAGATCGGCCAGGTTTACGGCGTCACCCGCGAACGCATTCGTCAGATCGAGTCGAAGACGATGTCGAAACTGCGGCACCCCAGCCGGTCCCAGGTCCTGCGCGACTACCTCGACTAG
- a CDS encoding methyltransferase encodes MAKTPPAAVLSAVNAFRGALQRLRQATVPAPVAIMELAFGGWLTQALAAAVRIGIADALSDGPLTAEDVAHRVGTDPRATYRLMRALASHSVLKLRRDGRFALTRTGQALVSDNPAGVAPMLAFIGHPAHREHWSNLEHSVRTGETAVSKVRGMSFFSYTDTDPELAQVFNDAMTGASAMAIESAVPAYDFSASKLIVDVGGGHGALLAAVLRQAPDARGVLFDLPQVVAGAGATVADVASRCDLHGGSFFESVPAGGDTYLLKTVIHDWDDEQSLAILRNVRAAIAPGGKVLLFEMVLPEGAPAHLGLVLDLEMLVAAGGQERTRREYAELLSQTGFELQRVIPTTSPLAIIEARAV; translated from the coding sequence ATGGCTAAAACGCCTCCTGCGGCAGTGCTCAGTGCCGTCAACGCGTTTCGTGGCGCTCTGCAGCGCCTGCGCCAGGCCACCGTCCCTGCACCCGTGGCCATCATGGAGCTGGCCTTCGGCGGCTGGCTGACCCAGGCGCTTGCAGCCGCGGTGCGAATCGGTATTGCAGATGCGCTCAGTGACGGCCCGCTGACCGCCGAGGATGTCGCCCATCGAGTGGGCACCGACCCTCGCGCCACGTACCGGCTGATGCGAGCGCTGGCCAGCCACTCGGTGCTCAAACTGCGCCGCGATGGCCGCTTCGCGCTGACCCGTACCGGACAAGCGCTGGTCTCGGACAACCCGGCCGGCGTAGCCCCGATGCTCGCGTTCATCGGCCACCCGGCGCACCGCGAACACTGGTCGAACCTCGAGCACTCGGTACGGACCGGCGAGACCGCCGTCAGCAAGGTCCGCGGGATGTCGTTCTTTTCCTACACCGACACCGACCCTGAGCTGGCGCAGGTCTTCAACGATGCCATGACCGGCGCGTCCGCTATGGCGATCGAAAGCGCTGTTCCCGCATACGATTTCAGCGCCAGTAAGCTGATCGTGGATGTGGGCGGCGGCCACGGCGCGCTGCTGGCCGCAGTGCTGCGTCAGGCGCCGGATGCTCGCGGCGTGCTGTTCGATCTACCGCAGGTGGTCGCCGGCGCCGGCGCAACGGTGGCGGACGTGGCGTCACGCTGTGATCTCCACGGTGGGTCCTTCTTCGAGTCGGTCCCCGCCGGCGGCGACACCTATCTGCTCAAGACCGTCATCCACGACTGGGACGACGAGCAGTCATTGGCGATTCTGCGCAATGTCCGGGCCGCTATCGCGCCCGGCGGCAAGGTGCTGCTGTTCGAGATGGTGCTGCCCGAGGGCGCGCCCGCCCACCTCGGGCTGGTCCTCGACCTGGAGATGCTGGTTGCCGCCGGCGGACAGGAACGCACCCGGCGCGAGTACGCCGAGTTGCTGTCCCAGACGGGATTCGAGCTGCAGCGCGTGATTCCCACCACCAGCCCGCTGGCGATCATCGAGGCCCGGGCGGTCTAA
- a CDS encoding DUF952 domain-containing protein — protein MTRSPIPSDALVHLCSAGDWAQAQASGALRPESLDSVGFVHMSTPQQVHLPANRLYRGCTDLVLLQVDPAKVGAPVRWEPGVPSDPEAMLFPHLYGPLPASAVMSVSDYRPGPDGVFAPAG, from the coding sequence ATGACACGATCGCCTATCCCGTCCGATGCGCTGGTGCACCTGTGCAGTGCCGGCGACTGGGCGCAGGCACAAGCGTCCGGGGCGCTGCGTCCGGAGTCGTTGGACAGTGTGGGATTCGTGCACATGTCCACTCCGCAGCAGGTGCACCTACCCGCGAATCGGCTGTATCGGGGCTGCACGGATCTGGTGTTGTTGCAGGTGGATCCGGCTAAGGTCGGCGCACCGGTGCGTTGGGAGCCGGGCGTTCCCAGCGATCCGGAGGCCATGCTGTTCCCGCACCTGTACGGGCCGTTGCCCGCCTCGGCCGTGATGAGTGTCAGTGATTATCGGCCCGGCCCGGACGGTGTGTTCGCTCCGGCGGGCTGA
- a CDS encoding DUF7455 domain-containing protein, which produces MNATLTSPELTRADRCDRCGAAARVRATLPSGAELLFCQHHANEHEAKLIELAAVIQVSAATEA; this is translated from the coding sequence ATGAACGCGACTCTGACCAGTCCTGAACTCACTCGGGCTGATCGATGCGACCGGTGCGGTGCCGCCGCACGGGTACGAGCCACGCTGCCCTCCGGTGCCGAACTTCTTTTCTGCCAGCATCACGCCAACGAGCACGAAGCCAAGCTGATCGAGCTGGCCGCCGTGATTCAGGTCAGCGCAGCGACTGAGGCGTAA
- a CDS encoding YihY/virulence factor BrkB family protein yields the protein MSDQIPKPSRHHLLRIGRRTLVKSWDDSIFAESAQAGFWSVLSLPPLLLGMLGSLSYVAPLFGPDTLATIQDRLIGMASSFFSKNVVVEIIEPTVRDIVANARGEVVSLGFVISLWAGSSAISAFVDSVVEAHDQTPLRHPVRQRFFALGLYVAMLVIAVATAPLAALGPHAVAEHLPAQWTDVLRFGYYPALVLGLLLAVTVLYRVSLPKPLPSHRLVFGALLATTVFVVATMGLRIYLRYITSTGYTYGALATPIAFLLFAFLLGFAIMLGAELNAAVQEEWPAQATHLHQLRRWVVSRAGQTGQTCDDTDSVKPA from the coding sequence ATGAGTGACCAGATCCCCAAACCTTCCCGTCATCACTTGCTCCGTATCGGACGTCGCACTCTGGTCAAGAGCTGGGACGATTCGATCTTCGCCGAATCGGCGCAGGCGGGATTCTGGTCGGTGTTGTCACTGCCACCGTTGCTGTTGGGAATGCTGGGAAGCCTGTCCTACGTGGCGCCACTGTTCGGACCGGACACGCTGGCCACCATCCAGGACCGGCTGATCGGCATGGCCAGCAGCTTCTTCTCGAAGAACGTCGTGGTGGAGATCATCGAGCCGACCGTGCGGGACATCGTGGCCAATGCCCGCGGCGAGGTGGTCTCGCTGGGCTTCGTGATCTCGTTGTGGGCCGGCTCCTCGGCGATCTCGGCGTTCGTCGACTCGGTGGTCGAAGCGCACGATCAAACTCCGCTGCGGCATCCGGTACGGCAACGCTTTTTTGCGCTGGGCCTCTATGTCGCCATGCTGGTGATCGCCGTGGCCACGGCGCCGTTGGCCGCACTGGGGCCGCATGCGGTCGCCGAGCACCTGCCGGCGCAGTGGACCGACGTATTGCGGTTCGGCTACTACCCGGCGCTGGTGTTGGGCCTGCTGCTGGCGGTGACCGTGCTCTATCGGGTATCGCTGCCCAAGCCGCTGCCCTCACATCGGCTGGTGTTCGGCGCGCTGCTGGCCACCACGGTGTTCGTTGTGGCGACGATGGGGCTGCGGATCTACCTGCGCTACATCACCAGCACCGGCTACACCTATGGGGCGTTGGCGACACCGATCGCCTTCCTGCTGTTCGCGTTCCTGCTCGGCTTCGCCATCATGCTGGGCGCCGAACTGAACGCGGCAGTTCAAGAGGAGTGGCCCGCACAGGCCACTCATCTGCACCAGCTGCGTAGGTGGGTGGTGTCACGGGCCGGCCAGACGGGCCAGACCTGCGATGACACCGATTCGGTCAAGCCTGCTTGA
- a CDS encoding DUF3039 domain-containing protein, translating to MQTDTLERTDSEERVDDGTDGDTPKYFHYVKKDKIAESAVMGTHVVALCGEVFPVTKSAKPGSPVCPDCKKIYATLKQA from the coding sequence ATACAGACCGACACCCTCGAGCGCACCGATTCCGAGGAACGCGTCGATGACGGGACCGACGGTGACACCCCGAAGTATTTCCACTACGTCAAGAAAGACAAGATCGCCGAGAGCGCGGTCATGGGCACCCACGTGGTGGCGCTGTGCGGTGAGGTCTTCCCGGTGACCAAGTCGGCCAAGCCCGGCTCGCCGGTCTGCCCGGACTGCAAGAAGATCTACGCGACTCTCAAGCAGGCTTGA
- a CDS encoding DUF3099 domain-containing protein, which translates to MWDSGGMKHGPELGFDDDGRPVLITAAAPSYEQQHRERVRKYLTLMAFRVPALILAAIAYGMWHNGLISVLILVASIPLPWMAVLIANDRPPRSAEEPRRYEAAPTHTPLFPTGTRPALERRTPPESDGSTTGEAPYGTGS; encoded by the coding sequence GTGTGGGACAGTGGAGGGATGAAGCACGGCCCCGAGCTGGGTTTCGACGACGACGGCCGACCTGTCCTGATCACTGCGGCCGCCCCGTCCTACGAACAGCAGCACCGCGAACGGGTACGCAAGTATCTGACCCTGATGGCGTTCCGGGTGCCGGCGCTGATCCTGGCCGCGATCGCCTACGGAATGTGGCACAACGGCCTGATTTCCGTGCTGATCCTGGTGGCGTCGATACCGTTGCCGTGGATGGCGGTGCTGATCGCCAACGACCGGCCTCCCCGCAGCGCCGAAGAACCCCGCCGGTATGAAGCGGCACCCACTCATACGCCACTGTTTCCCACCGGCACCCGCCCCGCCCTGGAGCGGCGTACGCCGCCGGAATCGGACGGCAGCACCACCGGCGAAGCGCCGTACGGTACCGGTTCTTAG
- a CDS encoding sigma-70 family RNA polymerase sigma factor, with protein MANADATTSRIDGDLDTQSPAADLVRVYLNGIGKTALLNAADEVELAKRIEAGLYAQHLLDTRKRFGEKRKRELATVVRDGEAARRHLLEANLRLVVSLAKRYTGRGMPLLDLIQEGNLGLIRAMEKFDYAKGFKFSTYATWWIRQAITRGMADQSRTIRLPVHLVEQVNKLARIKREMHQQLGREATDEELAAESGIPAEKINDLLEHSRDPVSLDMPVGSDEEAPLGDFIEDSEAMSAENAVISELLHTDIRSVLATLDEREHQVIRLRFGLDDGQPRTLDQIGKLFGLSRERVRQIEREVMAKLRHGERADRLRSYAS; from the coding sequence ATGGCAAACGCAGATGCCACCACCAGTCGGATCGACGGCGATCTGGACACCCAGAGCCCAGCCGCAGATCTGGTGCGCGTGTACCTCAACGGAATCGGCAAGACAGCATTGCTCAATGCCGCCGACGAGGTAGAGCTCGCCAAACGGATCGAGGCGGGGTTGTACGCCCAGCATCTGCTCGACACCCGCAAGCGCTTCGGCGAGAAGCGCAAGCGCGAACTGGCGACGGTGGTACGAGACGGCGAGGCCGCCCGTCGGCACCTGCTCGAAGCCAACCTGCGCCTGGTGGTCTCACTGGCCAAGCGCTACACCGGCCGGGGCATGCCACTTCTGGACCTGATCCAGGAAGGCAACCTGGGGTTGATCCGCGCGATGGAGAAGTTCGACTACGCAAAGGGTTTCAAGTTCTCCACCTATGCGACCTGGTGGATCCGCCAGGCCATCACCCGCGGGATGGCAGATCAGAGCCGCACCATCCGGCTGCCAGTCCACCTGGTGGAACAGGTGAACAAGCTGGCCCGGATCAAGCGTGAGATGCACCAGCAGCTGGGCCGCGAGGCCACCGACGAGGAACTCGCCGCCGAATCCGGCATTCCGGCGGAGAAGATCAACGACCTGCTCGAGCACAGCCGCGACCCGGTCAGCCTCGACATGCCGGTCGGCTCCGACGAGGAGGCCCCGCTGGGCGACTTCATCGAGGACTCCGAGGCGATGTCGGCGGAGAACGCGGTGATCTCGGAGCTGCTGCACACCGACATCCGTAGCGTGCTGGCCACCCTCGACGAGCGCGAGCACCAGGTGATTCGGCTGCGGTTCGGCCTCGACGACGGCCAGCCTCGCACGCTGGACCAGATCGGCAAGTTGTTCGGTCTGTCTCGCGAGCGGGTCCGCCAGATCGAGCGCGAGGTGATGGCCAAGCTGCGCCACGGAGAACGCGCCGACCGACTGCGCTCGTACGCCAGCTGA
- a CDS encoding metal-dependent transcriptional regulator, which translates to MNDLVDTTEMYLRTIYDLEEEGVTPLRARIAERLEQSGPTVSQTVSRMERDGLLKVAGDRHLELTEKGRTLAVSVMRKHRLAERLLVDIIGLPLEEVHAEACRWEHVMSEDVERRLVQVLDNPTTSPFGNPIPGLPDLGFGSDSAGWDSDLVRLTELPAGSPVAVVVRQLTEHVQGDIDLITRLKEAGVVPNARVTVQADGDDGVTIVIPGHTDVSLPYEMAHAVKVQKV; encoded by the coding sequence ATGAATGACCTGGTTGATACCACCGAGATGTACCTCAGGACGATCTACGACCTTGAGGAAGAGGGTGTCACCCCGCTGCGTGCGCGGATAGCCGAGCGACTGGAGCAAAGTGGTCCGACCGTCAGCCAGACGGTGTCCCGGATGGAGCGCGACGGCTTGCTCAAAGTGGCCGGCGACCGTCACCTCGAACTGACCGAGAAAGGCCGCACCCTGGCCGTCTCGGTGATGCGCAAGCACCGGCTTGCTGAGCGCCTGCTCGTCGACATCATTGGGCTGCCGCTGGAAGAGGTGCATGCCGAGGCTTGTCGCTGGGAACACGTGATGAGCGAGGACGTCGAGCGGCGCCTGGTTCAGGTGCTCGACAACCCGACCACGTCTCCGTTCGGCAACCCCATCCCCGGCCTGCCGGACCTCGGCTTCGGCTCGGACTCCGCCGGTTGGGACTCCGATCTGGTGCGGCTGACCGAGCTGCCTGCCGGTTCCCCGGTGGCAGTGGTGGTGCGTCAGCTCACCGAGCATGTCCAGGGCGACATCGACCTGATCACCCGGCTCAAGGAGGCCGGTGTGGTGCCCAACGCCAGGGTGACCGTGCAGGCCGATGGCGACGACGGCGTGACCATCGTGATTCCCGGCCACACCGACGTCAGCCTGCCCTACGAGATGGCGCATGCCGTGAAGGTCCAGAAAGTCTGA